The Xenorhabdus doucetiae genome has a window encoding:
- the mepM gene encoding murein DD-endopeptidase MepM, with protein MQQIAKTIVLVYNNLPKPHKIMLGSLTLVTLAIAIWRPVVYHEQERTGSIILSTPDSIPDATDDVAGDENEQLPNEGIGDDDGNSADTAANVPHQYVVSSGDTLSSILTQFGIDSSDVALLANQYKVLRNLGIGQSLSWTTDDNGNLKTLTWDISRRETRVYTREGDTFNETQELQKGEWKNSVITGTVNGSFNSSALIAGLTSSEAREVTKALQWQIDFRKLRKGDRFSVLMSRELLDGKSEQSQLLGVRLQSGGNDYYAFRANDGRFYDSNASGLERGFLRFPTTKQFRVSSSFNPHRLNPVTGRITAHKGVDFAMPVGTPVLAVGDGEIVVAKFDGAAGNFIAIRHGRQYTTRYMHLRKILVKPGQKVKRGERIALSGSTGRSTGPHLHFEFWDNQRPVNPLTAKLPRSGGLGGKERAEYVAMVQEMKPQLLLD; from the coding sequence GTGCAGCAGATAGCGAAAACTATCGTTCTGGTATACAACAACCTGCCCAAACCACACAAGATCATGCTTGGATCTTTAACGCTAGTCACTTTGGCTATCGCGATATGGCGGCCTGTTGTCTACCATGAACAAGAACGGACTGGTAGCATTATTCTCAGTACTCCCGATAGTATTCCGGATGCAACGGATGATGTCGCTGGGGATGAGAACGAACAACTCCCCAATGAAGGCATTGGGGATGATGATGGTAATTCTGCTGATACCGCAGCGAATGTGCCGCATCAGTATGTTGTTTCCAGCGGTGATACACTGAGTTCGATTTTAACTCAGTTTGGTATTGATTCCTCTGATGTCGCGTTGTTGGCAAACCAATATAAGGTATTGCGTAACTTAGGTATTGGTCAGTCATTATCTTGGACGACTGACGATAACGGTAACTTAAAAACGCTGACGTGGGATATATCACGCCGTGAAACACGTGTTTATACCCGCGAAGGGGATACGTTCAACGAAACACAAGAACTCCAGAAGGGAGAATGGAAAAACAGTGTTATCACCGGAACCGTCAATGGTAGTTTTAACAGCAGTGCCCTGATTGCTGGGTTAACCAGCAGTGAAGCCAGAGAAGTGACAAAGGCGCTGCAATGGCAGATAGATTTCCGCAAATTGCGTAAAGGTGATCGTTTTTCTGTGTTGATGTCCCGTGAACTGCTTGACGGGAAAAGTGAACAGAGCCAGTTGTTAGGCGTTCGCTTGCAAAGTGGCGGCAATGATTATTATGCCTTTCGTGCCAATGATGGCCGTTTTTATGACAGCAATGCTTCCGGTCTGGAACGTGGTTTCCTGCGTTTTCCTACGACTAAACAATTCAGAGTCTCCTCTTCTTTCAATCCACACCGCTTAAATCCGGTAACCGGCAGAATTACAGCCCACAAAGGGGTTGATTTTGCTATGCCGGTAGGAACACCGGTTCTGGCGGTGGGTGATGGTGAAATCGTTGTCGCTAAATTTGATGGTGCGGCGGGTAATTTCATCGCCATTCGGCACGGTCGGCAATATACCACGCGATACATGCACTTGAGGAAAATATTGGTAAAACCAGGCCAGAAAGTGAAACGAGGTGAACGTATTGCGTTGTCAGGGAGTACGGGGCGCTCAACAGGCCCACATCTGCACTTTGAATTCTGGGATAATCAGCGGCCGGTTAACCCGCTCACGGCAAAATTGCCGCGTTCTGGTGGGTTGGGTGGCAAAGAGCGTGCAGAATATGTCGCAATGGTTCAGGAGATGAAACCGCAATTGTTGCTAGATTAA
- the znuA gene encoding zinc ABC transporter substrate-binding protein ZnuA, which produces MLHNSQKYAHKFFHKIALATVLVAGVNCSVQADVITSIRPLGFIAAAIADGVTKTQVLLPDGASPHDYALRPLDVQKINQADLVVWVGPDMETFLAKPIAKIERNKQLTLAELSTIKPLLLKNSEESKSGEDGKNLSAESYQPKHEENHGHHHHGEYNMHIWLSPEIAGEAAKAIYERLVEQYPQQKQQLEVNLRKFNGQLAQTDKNIANVLKPIRKQGYFVFHDAYGYFEKHYQLAPLGVFTVNPEIQPGAQRLHNIRTQLVEQKARCIFAEPQFRPAVIHAVAKGTDVRIGILDPLGSGIVLDRDSYMEFITQLSRQYASCLN; this is translated from the coding sequence ATGTTACACAACTCACAGAAATACGCGCATAAATTTTTTCATAAGATCGCCCTGGCAACTGTATTGGTGGCAGGAGTTAACTGCTCTGTACAGGCAGATGTCATTACCTCTATCCGCCCATTGGGTTTTATTGCTGCTGCCATTGCTGATGGTGTCACAAAGACTCAGGTACTTCTGCCCGATGGCGCGTCTCCACACGATTATGCGCTACGGCCCCTGGATGTGCAGAAAATTAACCAAGCTGATTTGGTTGTCTGGGTTGGTCCGGATATGGAAACTTTTTTGGCGAAACCGATAGCTAAAATTGAAAGGAATAAACAACTGACACTCGCTGAATTGTCTACGATTAAGCCACTCTTATTAAAGAATAGTGAAGAATCGAAGAGTGGTGAAGACGGCAAAAATCTGAGTGCTGAATCATATCAGCCTAAACATGAGGAAAATCACGGACATCATCATCACGGCGAATATAATATGCATATCTGGCTTTCTCCAGAGATTGCCGGAGAAGCCGCTAAGGCAATATATGAAAGGCTTGTTGAGCAGTATCCTCAACAAAAACAGCAATTAGAAGTAAACCTACGTAAATTCAATGGACAGCTTGCACAAACTGATAAGAATATTGCTAATGTTTTAAAGCCCATACGAAAACAGGGTTATTTCGTTTTTCATGACGCCTATGGCTATTTTGAAAAACACTACCAATTAGCTCCGTTAGGGGTTTTCACGGTCAATCCTGAAATACAACCAGGTGCGCAGAGATTACACAACATACGAACACAACTGGTTGAGCAGAAAGCGAGATGTATTTTTGCTGAACCTCAATTCAGGCCAGCCGTTATTCATGCCGTGGCAAAAGGTACTGATGTACGTATCGGAATACTTGACCCTTTAGGGAGCGGCATCGTATTGGACAGAGATAGCTACATGGAATTTATCACGCAGCTATCAAGACAATACGCGAGCTGCCTGAATTAG